Below is a genomic region from Marinobacter salarius.
TCGCCATTTCCAACCAACACCTGCGTCGTTACCTCATTAGTGTTGATAGCCGGAATACCGGCGGTTACTTCGCCACGAGAGTCCTGATTAACCACCAGATCCATAATGATTTTGTCATCCGGGGTAATCTGAGGGGTTACTTCAAGCGACAGTGCCGCTTCCTTGAACGATACGGAAGTCGCGCCGCTGGAAGCAGCCTCTTGGTAAGGAATCTCCTCACCAGACTTGATTTTTGCAGTCTGGCGATCAGCAGTCACCACACGAGGTTGGGAGACAACTTCTGCCTGCCCGTCACTTTCCAGGGCGGAAAGCTCTAGATCCACAAGGAAGTCGTCACTACCCCAACCAATAGCGAAAGAGGATGCGCCTTGCCCTGAGACACCAAGATCAACTGCCAGAGCACCAGGGAAAGTAATGGTATTGTTATTGCCATTGGCCGCATCACGAGCCTCGCCAACAGCCCCCTGAGAGCCACCGACAGAGATAACACTACCATCGCCCCTGACATCATAGGCGGCACCGCCCCAACGAACGCCGAGGTTTTCAGCAACGTTGGTTTGCGCCCTTACAATTCGGGCCTCAATGGAAACCTGACGAACCGGAACGTCCCACGTCGAAACCAGACGACGAATTTCGTCGAGCTTTTCCGAGGTTTCACGAACACTGATGGTATTGGTACGCGCATCCGAAGATACGAATCCCCGGGAAGAGATCAATTCTTCATCCGCCTCGATCAGCGCAACAACGTCTGCAGCTTTGGCATAATTCACCTGAATGATATCCAGACGAACCGGCGCAAGCTCAGCGATCTGCTTGGACGTCTCCAGCTCAAGCTTCTCACGGGCGGCAATTTCGTCAGCCGGCGCAACCAGCAGTACGTTACCAATCTGGCGCTTGTCCAATCCCTTTGTCTTAAGGATCAGGTCCAGAGCCTGGTCCCAGGGCACATTCTGCAAACGCAGCGTGATGCTGCCACTGACCGTATCGCTGGCAACAAGGTTCAGACCAGTAAAGTCGGCAATCAACTGCAATACCGAACGAACTTCGATGTCCTGGAAGTTGAGAGAGAGCTTGTCGCCGGTGTACGGGAACTTCTCCTCTCGACGAGACTCAGCTTCCTCTTCTGTCAGCCTTTCCACGCTAACGGTAAACTGCGAACCGGACTGGTAGGCAATGTAGTCGTAGTTGCCTTCCGGACGAATTTCCACAACCGCATTACCATCTTCCATGTAGGTATCAACCCGGGTTACCGGTGTCGCGAAATCGGTAACATCAAGGCGGCGACGAAGATTATCCGGCACACTGGTACCGTCCATCGTCAAGCGAATCTTGCCCCCGAGCTCGGACAGATCCACGGATGCATTGGCACTACCCAGATCCACGATCACGCGTCCTTCGCCATTCTGCCCACGCCTAAAATCGACTCCCGCCAGGTCGTTGCCTGCCGATGAGACCGACTGTCCGCCCGATGCGGTAGTCATCGGTGTAGAGGAAGAAGTCGAGCCTGACGCTGCGACACCACTACCCTGACTGCCGATTGTGACGACCAGGCTGTTCTGGGTACGCACCGTCTCATAGGGAGCCAGCTCTGCCAGGTTGAAGATCAGGCGAGTGCGATCCTTGGTTTCGACAACCGTCATGCTCTGGGCGTTACCGCCCCCGAGCGAGATGTTGCGACTGTCGAGGCCGCTGTTCGTGTCCCGCAGGTCCACTGCGATCCTCGCAGGTCGCTCGATCGTATACCCGGTCGGTTCTGGTGGCTGGCCGTCAAACGACAGCGTCACCTCGACCCGATCCCCGGACAGCGACGAAAACGACACGTCTTCCAGCGTGACCGCATTGGCCAGGCCGGATAACAACCCAAAAGCAATCACGCCGACGTATACATTGAGTTTTCTGAACATCGCTAGCCTCGACCCCAAACTTTTTTGTTCATGCATGTTTCTTTCAATAATCATAATGCCGCTCCTTAGCCCTCATTCTCATCCAGCGACAGCGAGCGTGGACGCTCGACCCATCCGCCCCGGCCATTGGGAACGATTTCAATTAGCTCGATCCGGGTTTCATTGACACCAATAATCCGGCCATAATTCTGCCCCATGTAGTTTCCAGTGCGCACTCTGTGGATGCCGCCCGTGTCATCCTTTATAAGGGCAAACAGATTTCCGGATGCGTCACTCAAAGTACCGACCATGGAGAGCCCCTTCAGATCAAAGTTCTCAAGAACCTCTCTCGGCCGATCAAGGTCCGGCTCGATATCGCTTTCGGGTTCCTGATCAACCATGGTGAGCTGCACATCAATAGGCGGCTCGAAAGGTGCTCTACGATCCGCTGCCGAATAACTGAACGCCTCGTAAGCCTTGAACTCCGGTAAGGGTTCAACATGCCCCCGAGGTTTGGCCCGGGTATCTGCCATAAACTTATCGAGATCGGAAAAGCCACTTCCCTGAGAACACGCCGTCAGAAAAGATACCAGACAAATACCCATCCAGGCTTTTGCCGCATGCTGTCGCGCCATGCTCATTCTCCAGCCCGGTAGCGGTAGGTACGTGCAAGAACCTGCATATTCAGCTGCTCTCCATCACCGCCTGTTGGTGTTATCGTTAGGTCATGCAACGTCACAATCCGCGGCAGGCTCGCCACACTGCTGACGAACGTCGCCAATTCGTGATACGAACCCGATACCCGGATGTTGATCGGAAGCTCCGCGTAGAAATCACGCCGCTGCTCCCCCTGCAACTTGACTTCCTGGAGCGAAAGGCCGCTACCCAACGCCGTATTGGTAATATCCTCCAGCAGGCCAGGCACTTCGGTTTCACTCGGGAGTTGACGCACAAGCGCGCCGAAGGTCTCTTCCATTTCCTCCATTTGCGCCTTGAATACTTCGAGGTTAGCCACCTGATAAGCCTTGTCTTCGTAGCGCTTCCGAAGCTCCTGCTCGGTCTTTTCGACACGGTCAAGCTGGGCATACTGATCTTTGACAAAGAACCAGTAACCACCACCCAGTATCAGGCCAAAAATGATAAGCGCTACGATTGCCTTGATCGGGGCGGGCCAAATACCGGCATTGTTGACGTCCAGATCATTGATATCAAATTCATTGAGGTTCTTGAGTGAGTCCGCGAGGCTCATTATTTGTCCTCCCCTTCGGGCTCTGGTGTTTGTTGCTGCACCGACAGGTTGAACTGGCTGTAACCAGCACGACGGTTATCGGCGGCAGACACGTTTGACAGGTTAGGGTTAGTGAACCAGTCGGACTCTTCAAAACGTCTCATAAGGGCGGAAATTCGGCTATTGGACTCCGACATACCAACGATACCCACAGTGTCTCCGGTCTTTTTGAGGCTCGTGTAAAAAAGTCCATCTGGCAGGGTGCGGACCAGTTCGTCAAAAACCCGCACGATAACCGGGCGCTTGCCCTGGAGATCCTGAATGACCTGCATGCGCGACAGCAGCTCGTCCCGCTTGCGCTTCAAATCCTCGATCTCTTTAATCTGCTTATCCAGCTGCTTGGTTGCGGTTTCGATATAGGCGTTTCTGGATTCCTGGTAGGCGATACGGTTGTCCATATCGGTTTTCCAGAGAAAAGTCAGGCCGACAGCTATAAAAGCCGCGCCCAGAATCATCACCACAAACTGCTTCTGCTTCTCCGCCCGGAGTTCTTCGCGCCAGGGTCTGAGGTTAATCTTTGCCATCAGTCAAAGCTCCTCATTGCCAGCCCGCAGGCGATCATGAGCGAAGGTGCATCATTGCTCAGCGAAGACGCATTCACTCTTGACCCCACCGCCATGTCCGCGAAAGGATTTGCGACCAGCGTTGGTGTGCCTGTTTTTTCCTCGACCATCTCTGTCAGCCCCTGAATAAATGCCGTGCCACCTGCCAGGACCACGTAGTCAACCGCATTGTACTGGCTTGCGCCGAAGAAGAACTGCAGCGCCCTTGCGACCTGCTGAACTACCGCTTCGCGGAAAGGCGTCAGAACTTCGGAATCGTAGTCGTCCGGAAGACCGCCCTGTTTCTTGGCCAGGCCGGCTTCTTCAAGGGATAAACCATAACGACGCTGAATTTCTTCGGTGAGTTGCTTCCCCCCGAAAATCTGCTCGCGAGTGTAAACCGTCTTGCCTTCCGCCAACACGCTCAGTGTGGTCATGGTGGCGCCGATATCGACGATCGCCACAACGAGTTCTTCACCCTGGGAATCAAGCTGAGACTCAATGAGTGCGTATGCGCGCTCAAGTGCATAGGCCTCGACGTCCACGATCTTGGTGGTCAAAGACCCAATCTCTAGAGCGTCTTCCCGAATATCGACGTTTTCTTTCCGGCACGCCGCAAGAAGTACATCGACCTGGTCCGGGTTGGTCTCAGACGGCCCCTGAACCTCGAAGTCGATCGCCACTTCATCCAGCGGATAGGGGATATACTGATCGGCCTCAAGCGTTATCTGATCTTCCATCTCAAACTCGTTGAGACCACTGTCCATCTGGATCAGCTTGGTAATAACGGCGGAACCAGAGACCGCCACAGCCACCTGCTTGACGCTCGTACGTGATTTGGATGCGACACGCTTGAGCACCTCGCCCACCGCCTCGACATCCGTGATGTTTTTCTCTACCACAGCATTGGCCGGTAGTGGCTCAACTGCGTAGCTCTCGACCTTATAGCGGTCGCCCTGCTTCGATAGTTCCAGTAGTTTGACCGAGCTGGAACTGATATCCACGCCCAGCACCGAACTGGATTTCTTTCCTAACAATCCGAACACGCGCTCACCCTATACCTGGTTACATGCACCGGGTTATGAAAACTCCCGACGGAGTTCTTTCATATGTGTTTTTTATTTAAGAGAATTTCTTTAGTTTTCCGTCTACAATGCTCGTTCTTCTTTAATTGAGAAGCATTGCACCCGGGAAGCGGCTAGCCCTTCCTAAAGCAATTTCTCAAATGATAGACCTATATCCAACAGTTGTCAGAAAAAAATGTCTCATTTGTTGCGTACATCTCGCCTGTTTGCATGGCTATTTCTCACTGGACTCAGTCTCGCCACAATCGTGGCGTCAGGATTTTATCTTTATCTCCGCCCTGGTTTGCCTCCTGTGGAGCAACTCCTGGACATCAAGTTGCAGACCCCCTTGAGGGTCTACAGCGCAGACGACAAATTAATAGCAGAATTCGGTGAAAAGAGAAGGGCACCGGTCACAATAGAACAGATCCCTACAATTCAGTTACATGCCTTTATGGCAGCCGAAGACGCCCGTTTTTACGAACACTTTGGGGTCGACTTTAAAGGCCTGATGCGGGCTGCCATCGAACTGATCTCCACCGGCGAGATCCAGTCCGGGGGCAGTACCATCACAATGCAGGTTGCAAAAAATTACTTTTTGTCACGCGATCGGACGTTTATTCGCAAGTTCAACGAGATACTTCTGGCTCTTCAGATCGAGCGTGAACTGGACAAAAACCGCATCATGGAGCTCTACCTCAACAAGATTTACCTGGGCAATCGCGCCTATGGTATTGCTGCCGCCGCCCAGGTGTATTACGACAAACCCGTGACCGAGCTTTCTCTGGCAGAAATGGCCATGCTTGCCGGGCTGCCCAAGGCTCCCTCCGCCTACAACCCTCTGGCAAACCCCGAACGAGCACAGATTCGTCGTAACTGGATACTGGGACGCATGCGCGACCTCCAATACATCACCAGTGACGCCTATGAGCTGGCAGCCAACGCCCCCCTGACCGCAAGCTTTAACGCCCCGTCCACTGAGGTTGATGCCGACCACGTTGCGGAAATGGCCCGAGCTGAACTGGTCAGGCGATTCGGCGATGCCGCCTACACCGACGGCTATGAAGTCAAACTGACCGTTGAAAGCGAGAAGCAACAGGAAGCGACGAGAGCCCTAAGAGCAGGATTGGAAGCATACGACCGGCGCCACGGTTTCCGCGGCCCCATTGGACAAGTGGATGAAGAGCAACTGGAACCGGACAACCTCACAAATCTGATGGCAAATTATCCCCGCGTGGCCGAACTCGTGCCGGCAGTTGTAACCCGAGTAAGAGACAAAGACAGTGAAGTTGATCTTTACGCCCGTCAGCTTGGCGAGTCCGTCATGGCATTCTCCACAATGACTTGGGCCAAACGATACAAAACCGAAAACCTGACAGGGTCCGAACCAGAAAAGCCGTCCGACGTAGTCGCTGCGGGTGACATCGTTTACGTAAAGCCCATGGTAGTGATGACCCCTGAGCAGCCAGGTGAATCCGACACCCAGAAGCAAAACGATGAACAGAAAGCCCTGGATATCGCCGAAGTCCGGCGCGTTGCCCTCTCGCAGGTACCTGCAGTACAGGGCGCACTGATCTCCCTTGACGCACAAACCGGCGCCATTGAAGCACTCGCTGGCGGATACAGTTTCAGCCAGAACAAATACAATCGCGCCACCCAGGCGAGGAGGCAGCCGGGCTCAACCTTCAAGCCATTCCTGTATCTGAGCGCACTTGAAAGCGGCATGACACCCGCAACCATCTACAACGACGCACCTATTGTGTTTGACGACTCCGAATTAGAGACCACATGGCGCCCACAGAATTCATCAGGACAGTTTTACGGCCCTACTCGCCTGCGAGAAGCCCTGTATCGGTCCCGCAACCTGGTGTCAGTACGCTTGCTTCGGGACCTGGGCATCCAGAACACCATAGACTACCTTGAGCAGCTTCAGATCCCCACGGAGGACATGCAAAAAGATCTGTCACTCTCGCTGGGCAGCGGACTTCTGACACCGATGGACCTGGCCCGAGGGTTCGCGGTGATCGCCAACGGCGGCTACGACGTCGAGCCCTACCTCATTAGCCAGATCTCGGATATCAACAACGAAACAATCTTCGAAGCGCCAGACGTCACACTCTGCGATGAAAACTGCACAGAGAAACAGGAGAACAACTCCGACGACGAGAAAGAAGTTCGCATTGCCAGGCGTCTGGCCGATGAACGCTCGGTATACATCCTGCATTCCATGATGCGGGATGTAATCAGACGAGGCACCGGCCGACGCGCTCAGGCCCTGGGACGGGATGATATCAGCGGCAAAACCGGCACCACCAATGAACAGAGGGACACCTGGTTCGGCGGCTTCAACCATGACGTAGCCACCACAGTATGGGTTGGCTTTGATCAACCACAACCTCTTGGCCGCCGAGAGTTCGGCGCCAGCACTGCCCTGCCCGTCTGGCTTGATTACATGAAAGTGGCACTAGAGGGCGAACCGCCGTCATTGATGGCAAGACCCAATGGCATCGTTAACATCCGCATCGACCCGGAAACAGGCCGGCGAGCAAGGCCGGGGCAAGAAGGTGCCATGTTCGAAATATTCCGTGAAGAGGATGCCCCGCCGCCGTTAGATCCTCAGGATGAGTCATCGGCCGGCGGCAACAATGGCAGTAGCGATGACCTGTCGAGACAGATATTCTGACACCAGGCAAGCGGGGCGAAAAAGTCTCGCGGCCACAAAAAAACCGGCGACTTAACAGTCGCCGGTTTTTTATTTCCCGAAATCAATGGGCTATATCAGATGATATCGTCCATTGATTTCAGCGGGTAATGGGCCGGGTAGCCGTTACGGGCAACGCCCGAGTCAACCGCCGCGCGAGCGACTGCCGCCGGAACAACTTCCAGCAGGCGCACGTCCATCGGCTTGGGAATGATGTACTCCCGGCCAAACTCGAAACTTGCAACGTCATAGGCTTCACAAATTTCCTGCGGAACCGGCTCTTTCGCCAACTCGCGAATCGCGTGAACAGCCGCCACTTTCATTTCTTCGTTGATTGCGGTCGCCCTCACGTCCAGAGCACCACGGAAGATGAACGGGAAGCCAAGCACGTTATTCACCTGATTCGGGTAGTCTGAGCGGCCCGTAGCCATGATCAGGTCATCACGGGTAGCCAGCGCCACTTCAGGGCTGATCTCAGGGTCCGGGTTGGAGCAGGCAAACACAATCGGATTCGGAGCCATCAGCTTAAGCTGGTCCGCGCTCAGCAAATCCGGGCCGGAAAGCCCGAGAAATACATCCGCGCCGTCCATCGCATCATCAAGCGTGCGCTTGTCCGTGTCGTTGGCAAACATCGCCTTGTACTGGTTCAGGTCCTCGCGACCGGAATGAATCACGCCCTTGCGGTCCAGCATGTAGATGTTTTCGGACCGAACGCCACAGCTGATCAGCAGCTTCATGCAAGCGATAGCCGCTGCGCCTGCTCCGAGGCAGACCACTTTGGCCTCATCGATTTTCTTGCCCTGCAACTCCAGGGCGTTAATCATGCCTGCAGCGGTTACGATGGCCGTGCCGTGCTGATCATCATGGAAGATGGGTACACTGCACTTTTCGATCAACGCGCGCTCAATTTCGAAGCACTCGGGAGCCTTGATGTCTTCAAGGTTGATACCGCCGAAGGTGTCGGCAATACGTTCAACCGTTTCTATAAATGCCTGGGGGCTTTCGGAATTGACCTCGATATCGAACACATCAATCCCAGCAAAGCGTTTGAACAGTACGCCTTTGCCTTCCATAACCGGCTTGCTCGCCAGCGGACCCAGATTACCCAGACCAAGGATTGCAGTGCCGTCTGAAATCACGGCTACCAGATTACCCTTGGCGGTGTATTTGTATGCGTTCTCGGGGTCCTTCGCGATCTCGCGGACCGGCTCGGCAACCCCGGGGCTGTACGCCAGGGAAAGGTCGCGGGAGGTCTTGGTGGGCTTGGTGATTTCAACACTCAGCTTACCAGGCCGCGGCTTGGCGTGGTATTCAAGGGCTGCTTCTTTCAGATCTTGAGACATTGCCACTGTTCCGTTTGTCACGTTTAAGAGGTAATAAGCCACCGGGCCTTGCCCAGCGGAGCGCGACATTATGGCGCGAAGGGCTGCATCAGACAAGGCCAGATTGGCCACTTGTTAATCAGTCAATACGGCTTTTTGCGTATGCATTCACAACAGGCGCGCCCTCCAGGGCGAGCCTGCAGATACAAAAAAAGCGCCTCGCAAGGCGCTTTTTCACTATCAACATTCGGATCAGGCTTTCTTGCCACCGATGCGACCACCGAAACGCTTCTGGAAACGGTCGATACGGCCGCCGGTGTCCATCACTTTCTGCTTACCGGTGTAGAAAGGGTGACACTGGGAGCATACATCCAGAGTCAGGTCCTGAGTAAACGTAGAGCGGGTCTTGAGAACATTACCGCAGGAACAGGTAGCGGTAATTTCGGCATACTTGGGGTGAATACCTTCTTTCATGGCGAACCTCTATCGGTCATGCCGCTACCAGATCACGGGATTGTCCGCGTTGCTAAACAATCCGGGTGTCGGGCACCGCATGTTTGAATCAATTGACAAGACGGGGCACAATCATGCCCTGCCGGAAACAGACCGCGAATCTTACTTGCAAATGCGGTATCAGGCAAGCCCCGGACCGTCTTATCATCCCGCCCGACACGGGACACGCCGGATTGCAGCCCTTTTAAAGGATAGGCAGATACCGTGACACCTTTATCGCCATGGAGCCAGATGTGCCCCGAACTGCGCGTATAGCATTGAATCGCCCTCTCCGGCGGCTGTTCGACTACCTGGTACCAGACCACCTGACATTACAAAAGGGCCAACGAGTCACCGTCCCCTTCGGCAGGCAATCGGCCACCGGTCTGGTGGTCGAGACTGACGCCCGACCGCCAGAGAGCATCACTCTCAAGCCGGTCCGATCAGCCAGCGAGGCATGGCCTGCACTGCCCCCGGAAACCTTCCGCCTACTCAGCTGGGCGTCGGATTACTATCAGCACCCGCTCGGTGAATGCCTTTTTACCGCACTGCCGCCCGCGCTGCGTCGCGGCAGGCCTGCCGTGGAGCATGCCGAACCTTATTGGCAAGCCTGCGGCGATCCTGCGCTGCTGCCCGGTAATGCAACGCGACAGAGAGAACTGCTGGCCTGGCTGAAGCGCCAGCCCGGGGGCGCGGGCAGCAAACAGATTGTGCGCGCTGGTTTCACACAGTCGCAAATCCGGAGCCTTCAGGAAAAAGAGCTGATCGCCGAGACCACGCCACCCTCACCAAGTGGTGCATCGGAGGAAACCCGGAATCGTATCCCCGTGCTGTCTCCGGCCCAACAAGAAGCTGCTGACCAACTTCCATCGTCTGATGACGGCTTCACGACGGCACTCCTGTTCGGTATCACAGGCAGCGGCAAAACCGAGCTTTATCTCCACTACCTCAAGACTCACCTGGACGACAAGCACCAGGCGCTCGTTCTGGTACCTGAGATCAACCTGACGCCGCAGACCGTAGCCCGCTTCCAACACTATTTCGGGTCACGCATCGCGGTATGGCACTCGGCACTAAAAGACAGCGAACGGCTTTCAACCTGGCTGAGAATCCGCAATGGCGAGCCAGTCATTCTGATCGGTACCCGCTCGGCTGTATTGCTCCCCTTCACCGACCTGAAAACCATCATCGTGGATGAGGAACACGACAGTTCCTATAAACAGGGGGAAGGATTCCGCTATTCCGGCAGGGACACCGCAGTCTATCGTGCACACCTCAATGATTGCCCCGTCATTCTTGGCTCCGCAACCCCCTCTATGGAGTCCTACCACAACGCCCTTACCGGCAAATACACTCTGGTTCGACTTGAGGAGCGTGCAGGCAATGCCAAACTACCGACGATCAAGTTACTGGACATTCGTAGCCGACCTCTGGAGGGTGGCCTCTCACGACCTGCGATGCGCGCTATCGAGAAATGCCTGAACGCCGGACAGCAGGCTTTGGTGTTTGTGAATCGCAGGGGGTTTGCTCCAGTCATGATGTGTTTCGACTGCGGCCACATGGTTGAATGCCCCCGCTGCGACACCCGCCTTACCTATCATCGCCGCGACCGTGCCATGCGCTGCCACCATTGCGACTTCCAGACCGCTGCGACAGACCACTGCCCAAAATGCAGCAGCGAGTCATTCAAGCCAGTCGGCCAAGGCACTGAAAGAAGCGAAGATGTATTGGCAACACAGTTTCCGGACGCCCCCGTCGTGCGGGTAGATCGGGACAGCACTCAACGCAAAGGCAGCATTCAAGGTATTCTCGACACAGTGAACAGCGGCAACCCCTGCATACTGGTGGGCACACAGATGCTGGCCAAGGGACACGACTTCCCAAACGTTACGCTCGTCGTTGTTGTTAATGCTGATGGCGGGCTATTCAGCGTGGACTTTCGCGCCCCCGAACAGTTGATCCAGACCCTACTGCAAGTGAGCGGGCGAGCCGGACGTGGTGAAAAATCAGGGGAAGTACTGGTGCAGACCTGCCATAGCGACCACCCACTGCTGCGATCATTAGCCGCGGGCTACTATCTCCCTGTTGCTGACCAATTGCTTGCCGAACGAGAAACCAGCCAACTCCCGCCCTATCGGGCAATGGCCATACTTCGAGCCGAGTCAAACATCATGGCATCGAGCCTCAAACTACTTGATGGCATGAAATCAAAGGCATCAGACTGCGGCATTGAGTCTTGGGGGCCATTGCCTGCACTGATCGCGCGCAGGGCTGATCGTCACCGGGCCCAACTGATTTTGGTTTCAAGCAACCGAATTCGGCTTAACCGTCAACTGGCAGCGCTTTGCCAGGAACTCGACCTGATGAAACTTCCCGCCGACATTAAATGGGCAATCGACGTTGATCCGCTAGAAACCGGGTGACCCACCAGAACTGTGACAAAGAGGGCCTTTTTGCAATATTTTACAACCTGCCAATGGCCCGAGCATTTCTTGGCCATCGAAGCCTGCTAGTATTCATGTATTACACTGGGCAGAGTCAGCATGGGCACGGCGAACAAAACGTCGACGCGCAATAAAAACGACACAAAGAAATTGGAGCTTCAAATGTCAGGGATGGTACTCAGTACACGCTTACCGCTTTTTGCGGCCTGCCTTTTGATCACAGCCTGTGGTGGCGGCGAGAGCTCCCAGCCACTCGCTGACGGAAGCGATCCCACGGCACTGACTGAGGGAGGCCCCTGGTCTACCCCACTGGTTGATGGCACCAACGGTTCTTCGGACAGCCTGGGAAGCGCCAATGATGGCGGCGACACCGGTCTCAGACCTGGCGTCTATTTAACCGACATTGATTCTAACAATGGCGGTTCCGATGAAGCTATTACCTGGATAAGCGGCTCTGGTCGTTTTGTGACGGCCATCAACTCGGTTAATTCCGTGTTTGGTAATGTTGAAGCAGACTCTGAAGGCGCCCAATTCAGCGGAAGTGCAGCCAACCTGTTCTACACTGACCAGTGGAATCGGGCCGAGGGCAGCCTCAACGGCATCGTGGAAGACCCGCAAAGCCTCAGCTACAGCATCAGCGGGGAATACAATGGCAGCGCAGCCCTGATGAGGCTGGTCGATCTGAGCAATGAGTCAATCTCGCTGGACATCCTGTCTGACTCCTACCTCTCCCTTGATCAAACTACGAGTTTCACGATAGGAAGCCAAGGCGGCCTTACCGGATCGGATTCAACAGGCTGTGTTTTTGATGGGCAGATTTCAATCCAGTCCTCAAGCGTCAACGTCTTTGACGTCACGTTTGAAGCCACCAACTGTGGGGCCATACCCACCTCATCGCCGTCCGAACGCAATGGCCGCTATAACGGCTTGGGCTCCTACGACAGCATCAACCTCCGTATAAGCTTCATGAGCGCCAATAATACGGTGATCCTTCCTTTCCAAGGAGACTGAAGCAGCACCAACACACCCTGCAGCATCGGGAGCACTGCGCGCCTGGGGGGAACGCAACTGGCCTCGAACAGCGTAATTTGAGTCGCCCGCACCTTTCCGCGATAATAGCGTCCTTCGACATCTCCGGCGGGACGCTTCCGCCGTTCTTCCATTCTCTTGCAACCCGAGTCATCCGACAGCATGAAAGAGACCGTATCCGAACTTCTCCAGTCTGCGCTGGCGACCCTGCAATCTGAAGGCACTTTGCCCGCAGATCAGACCTTTACAGCACAGGTAGGCAACACCAAGGACAAATCCCATGGTGATTACGCCTGCAATATTGCCCTGGTGGCATCGAAGGCTGCCGGTTGCCCGCCACGAAAGCTGGCAGAAGCATTGGTCGAACGGCTACCGAACAGCAACGCTGTCGAGAAGGTTGAAATTGCGGGCCCCGGATTTATCAACTTTTTCATGAGTACTGCCAGCGCCTTTGAAGTGGTCAACACCATACTCGACGACGCCGGGCAATACGGCCGCAACAACAACGGCGAAGGCAAGAAGGTCCAGGTGGAATTTGTCTCTGCCAACCCAACCGGCCCCTTGCACGTGGGTCATGGCCGTGGTGCGGCGATTGGTGACTGCCTGAGCCGCCTGCTGGAAGCCAATGGTTACCAAGTCACCCGCGAGTTTTACTACAATGATGCGGGCGCGCAGATCAACAATCTGGCGCTTTCAGTGCAATCACGGGTGAAAGGACTAACACCGGAAGACGAAAACTGGCCTGCCGATGGCTACCGCGGTGACTACATCACCGATGTGGCCAACGCCTATCTCGCCGGCGAAACCGTTATCGCGGACGACCGGGAAGTCACCGGTAAAGCCGATCCGGACGATCAACAAGCCATCCAGGAATTTGCCGTTGCCTACCTGCGTCGTGAGCAGGACCTGGATCTGAAAGCCTTTGGCGTGGAATTCGACGTGTACTTCCTTGAGTCATCGCTGTATG
It encodes:
- a CDS encoding penicillin-binding protein 1A — its product is MSHLLRTSRLFAWLFLTGLSLATIVASGFYLYLRPGLPPVEQLLDIKLQTPLRVYSADDKLIAEFGEKRRAPVTIEQIPTIQLHAFMAAEDARFYEHFGVDFKGLMRAAIELISTGEIQSGGSTITMQVAKNYFLSRDRTFIRKFNEILLALQIERELDKNRIMELYLNKIYLGNRAYGIAAAAQVYYDKPVTELSLAEMAMLAGLPKAPSAYNPLANPERAQIRRNWILGRMRDLQYITSDAYELAANAPLTASFNAPSTEVDADHVAEMARAELVRRFGDAAYTDGYEVKLTVESEKQQEATRALRAGLEAYDRRHGFRGPIGQVDEEQLEPDNLTNLMANYPRVAELVPAVVTRVRDKDSEVDLYARQLGESVMAFSTMTWAKRYKTENLTGSEPEKPSDVVAAGDIVYVKPMVVMTPEQPGESDTQKQNDEQKALDIAEVRRVALSQVPAVQGALISLDAQTGAIEALAGGYSFSQNKYNRATQARRQPGSTFKPFLYLSALESGMTPATIYNDAPIVFDDSELETTWRPQNSSGQFYGPTRLREALYRSRNLVSVRLLRDLGIQNTIDYLEQLQIPTEDMQKDLSLSLGSGLLTPMDLARGFAVIANGGYDVEPYLISQISDINNETIFEAPDVTLCDENCTEKQENNSDDEKEVRIARRLADERSVYILHSMMRDVIRRGTGRRAQALGRDDISGKTGTTNEQRDTWFGGFNHDVATTVWVGFDQPQPLGRREFGASTALPVWLDYMKVALEGEPPSLMARPNGIVNIRIDPETGRRARPGQEGAMFEIFREEDAPPPLDPQDESSAGGNNGSSDDLSRQIF
- a CDS encoding malic enzyme-like NAD(P)-binding protein, which produces MSQDLKEAALEYHAKPRPGKLSVEITKPTKTSRDLSLAYSPGVAEPVREIAKDPENAYKYTAKGNLVAVISDGTAILGLGNLGPLASKPVMEGKGVLFKRFAGIDVFDIEVNSESPQAFIETVERIADTFGGINLEDIKAPECFEIERALIEKCSVPIFHDDQHGTAIVTAAGMINALELQGKKIDEAKVVCLGAGAAAIACMKLLISCGVRSENIYMLDRKGVIHSGREDLNQYKAMFANDTDKRTLDDAMDGADVFLGLSGPDLLSADQLKLMAPNPIVFACSNPDPEISPEVALATRDDLIMATGRSDYPNQVNNVLGFPFIFRGALDVRATAINEEMKVAAVHAIRELAKEPVPQEICEAYDVASFEFGREYIIPKPMDVRLLEVVPAAVARAAVDSGVARNGYPAHYPLKSMDDII
- the rpmE gene encoding 50S ribosomal protein L31, which produces MKEGIHPKYAEITATCSCGNVLKTRSTFTQDLTLDVCSQCHPFYTGKQKVMDTGGRIDRFQKRFGGRIGGKKA
- a CDS encoding primosomal protein N'; this encodes MEPDVPRTARIALNRPLRRLFDYLVPDHLTLQKGQRVTVPFGRQSATGLVVETDARPPESITLKPVRSASEAWPALPPETFRLLSWASDYYQHPLGECLFTALPPALRRGRPAVEHAEPYWQACGDPALLPGNATRQRELLAWLKRQPGGAGSKQIVRAGFTQSQIRSLQEKELIAETTPPSPSGASEETRNRIPVLSPAQQEAADQLPSSDDGFTTALLFGITGSGKTELYLHYLKTHLDDKHQALVLVPEINLTPQTVARFQHYFGSRIAVWHSALKDSERLSTWLRIRNGEPVILIGTRSAVLLPFTDLKTIIVDEEHDSSYKQGEGFRYSGRDTAVYRAHLNDCPVILGSATPSMESYHNALTGKYTLVRLEERAGNAKLPTIKLLDIRSRPLEGGLSRPAMRAIEKCLNAGQQALVFVNRRGFAPVMMCFDCGHMVECPRCDTRLTYHRRDRAMRCHHCDFQTAATDHCPKCSSESFKPVGQGTERSEDVLATQFPDAPVVRVDRDSTQRKGSIQGILDTVNSGNPCILVGTQMLAKGHDFPNVTLVVVVNADGGLFSVDFRAPEQLIQTLLQVSGRAGRGEKSGEVLVQTCHSDHPLLRSLAAGYYLPVADQLLAERETSQLPPYRAMAILRAESNIMASSLKLLDGMKSKASDCGIESWGPLPALIARRADRHRAQLILVSSNRIRLNRQLAALCQELDLMKLPADIKWAIDVDPLETG